The Nitrospirota bacterium genome has a segment encoding these proteins:
- a CDS encoding DUF192 domain-containing protein, whose protein sequence is MTVITPKGARIYAELADTIEKRARGLMFRDSLAKDRGMLFSFPELKHWTFWMKNTKVPLDIIWMDRNKKIVHVEANVPGCNRTDEGCLQYQPAQEALYVLEVAAGVAEALKLERGVTLQFQLPASPPPSH, encoded by the coding sequence GTGACCGTTATCACCCCGAAAGGCGCCAGGATCTACGCGGAACTGGCCGACACGATTGAAAAGCGGGCGAGAGGCCTGATGTTTCGGGACTCGCTGGCCAAAGACCGGGGGATGCTCTTCTCCTTTCCGGAGCTCAAGCACTGGACCTTCTGGATGAAAAACACCAAAGTTCCCCTGGACATCATCTGGATGGACCGGAACAAGAAGATCGTGCACGTCGAGGCCAACGTGCCGGGCTGCAACCGGACGGACGAGGGGTGTCTCCAGTATCAACCTGCCCAGGAAGCCCTCTATGTGTTAGAAGTCGCAGCGGGCGTGGCGGAAGCCCTCAAGCTCGAGCGAGGAGTGACGCTGCAGTTTCAACTGCCTGCTTCTCCGCCCCCATCCCACTGA
- a CDS encoding long-chain fatty acid--CoA ligase — MEPVWTRCYDPAVPPSLSYPDLTLPDLLCDAAARYPDRPALRFYGRVIRYRELDRLANRFAHALRGLGIRPGSVVGLMLPNLPQSVIGYFGSLRAGVSVTPINPLYVESEIERQVTDSGCGAILALDLFAPRIEPILGRTCLRHLILTGVEEYLPSLKRWLYPLKTMGQRPRTSKSASVHRLQRLMTAGDQPPSVRTSPDDVALLQYTGGTTGVPKGVILTHRNLVGNVWQCRHWMPSLREGQEVFLAVLPFFHVYGMSACQNLAVTVAGSLALLPRFQISEVLETIARDRVTVFPGIPAMYSALNSHQHLERYDLRSVKLCISGAGPLPPPVQDRFEAITGAKLVEGYGLTEAGPVTHVNPIGLERDRRRLRSIGLPLPDTEAKIVDMETGELELPVGQIGELAVRGPQVMKGYWQREDETRQVLRGGWLLTGDLARMDEDGFFYIADRKKDMIKSGGENVYPREVEEVLLQHPKVRDAVVVGIPQDLRGELIKAFVVLEDGTEATAAEILEHCRKDLAKFKVPKRVEFRKELPKTLVGKVLRRVLVEEELKRRGRTVDHPDEDAAG; from the coding sequence ATGGAGCCGGTCTGGACGAGATGCTACGATCCTGCCGTTCCCCCTTCGCTCTCATATCCAGACCTCACCCTGCCTGATCTCCTGTGCGACGCGGCCGCCCGTTATCCGGATCGTCCAGCGCTCCGATTCTATGGCCGGGTCATCCGGTACCGGGAGCTGGACCGTCTTGCCAACCGATTCGCTCACGCGCTGCGTGGCCTTGGGATCCGACCCGGCAGCGTGGTCGGTCTCATGTTGCCGAACCTGCCCCAATCCGTCATCGGCTATTTTGGCAGCCTGCGGGCCGGTGTGTCGGTCACGCCGATCAATCCTCTCTACGTCGAAAGCGAGATCGAACGGCAGGTCACCGATTCAGGATGCGGAGCCATCCTGGCGCTGGATCTGTTCGCTCCGCGCATCGAGCCGATCCTAGGCCGAACCTGCCTCAGACATCTGATCCTGACCGGGGTGGAAGAGTACCTGCCCTCGCTCAAGCGCTGGCTGTACCCGCTCAAGACGATGGGGCAGCGCCCGCGGACCTCGAAGAGCGCCTCCGTTCACCGACTGCAACGGCTGATGACGGCGGGCGACCAGCCTCCTTCCGTCCGGACGAGCCCGGACGACGTCGCGCTGTTGCAATACACCGGCGGCACGACCGGGGTTCCCAAGGGGGTCATCCTGACGCATCGGAACCTGGTCGGCAATGTCTGGCAATGCCGGCACTGGATGCCGTCGCTCCGCGAGGGCCAGGAGGTCTTCCTCGCGGTGCTCCCATTCTTCCACGTATACGGCATGAGCGCCTGCCAGAACCTGGCCGTCACCGTGGCCGGGTCGTTGGCGTTGCTTCCACGGTTTCAGATCTCCGAGGTGCTGGAGACGATTGCGCGGGACCGGGTGACGGTGTTCCCGGGCATTCCCGCGATGTATTCGGCTCTCAACAGCCACCAGCACCTGGAGCGGTACGATCTCCGGTCGGTCAAGCTGTGCATCAGCGGGGCCGGCCCGCTCCCTCCTCCCGTCCAAGACCGCTTCGAGGCCATTACCGGAGCCAAGCTGGTGGAAGGCTACGGATTGACCGAAGCGGGGCCCGTCACCCACGTCAATCCCATCGGCTTGGAGCGTGATCGGCGCCGCCTCAGGAGCATCGGCCTGCCCCTGCCGGACACCGAGGCCAAGATCGTGGACATGGAAACCGGCGAGCTGGAGCTGCCGGTCGGGCAGATCGGGGAACTCGCTGTCCGGGGGCCGCAGGTGATGAAGGGCTATTGGCAACGGGAGGACGAGACCCGACAAGTCCTGCGTGGCGGCTGGCTTTTGACGGGGGATCTGGCCCGCATGGATGAGGACGGTTTCTTCTATATCGCCGATCGCAAGAAGGACATGATCAAGTCGGGCGGAGAAAACGTCTACCCGCGCGAGGTCGAGGAGGTGCTGCTGCAGCACCCGAAGGTCAGGGACGCCGTGGTGGTCGGGATTCCGCAGGATTTGCGAGGGGAGCTCATCAAGGCCTTTGTCGTGCTCGAGGATGGCACGGAGGCGACCGCCGCAGAAATCCTGGAGCACTGCCGGAAGGATCTGGCCAAGTTCAAGGTTCCCAAACGCGTGGAGTTCAGGAAGGAACTGCCGAAGACGCTGGTTGGGAAGGTGCTCCGGCGCGTTCTGGTGGAGGAAGAGCTCAAGCGTCGGGGCAGAACGGTGGACCATCCTGACGAGGACGCGGCCGGCTAG
- a CDS encoding flavodoxin family protein, translating into MRIKVILLCAVACGWFTAPAEQASPADPEARVLVAYHSVTGNTEKMARAVAEGAGSVAGTVVLVRRVERVTAEELLNADAVVVGSPVYWSNMAGPVKTFFDDWQLKFGVFPEFKMKNKVGAAFATGGQVSSGKEVAMLTILAAMMGNQMIVVSGGGAFGASATTEGDSPGVDDKELQGARELGKRVAEVATIVKRGRQPSP; encoded by the coding sequence ATGAGAATTAAAGTGATCCTGCTTTGCGCAGTGGCCTGCGGGTGGTTCACGGCGCCGGCCGAGCAGGCCTCGCCAGCCGATCCGGAGGCCAGGGTGCTGGTCGCGTATCATTCCGTCACCGGAAATACGGAAAAAATGGCGAGGGCTGTCGCCGAAGGGGCCGGCAGCGTTGCCGGAACCGTCGTGCTCGTCCGACGGGTGGAGCGAGTGACCGCCGAGGAGCTGTTGAACGCTGATGCGGTGGTTGTCGGGTCGCCGGTCTATTGGTCCAACATGGCCGGGCCGGTCAAAACGTTTTTCGACGACTGGCAACTCAAATTCGGAGTCTTCCCCGAGTTCAAGATGAAGAACAAAGTGGGGGCTGCGTTCGCAACCGGCGGGCAGGTATCCAGCGGCAAGGAAGTGGCCATGCTCACGATTCTGGCGGCGATGATGGGCAACCAGATGATCGTCGTGAGCGGAGGCGGAGCCTTCGGAGCCTCCGCAACCACGGAGGGCGACAGCCCAGGAGTCGACGATAAAGAACTGCAGGGGGCCAGGGAACTGGGGAAACGTGTGGCCGAGGTTGCAACAATCGTCAAACGTGGGCGGCAGCCTAGTCCTTAG
- the bfr gene encoding bacterioferritin → MKAKEGVIDLLNKILTNELTAINQYFVHAEMCDNWGYDRLHHKIRKFSFDEMKDAEKTIRHILYLEGVPNMQRLGTVHVGETVPEQLKAALKQEQEAIKLFREAITHCAKVEDYTTRSILEEMVRDEEEHVDWLETQIETIKQTGLENYLSQQIKKEED, encoded by the coding sequence ATGAAGGCCAAAGAGGGAGTGATCGACCTCCTGAACAAGATTCTCACCAACGAGCTGACGGCGATCAACCAATACTTCGTCCACGCCGAGATGTGCGACAACTGGGGCTATGACCGCCTTCACCACAAGATCCGCAAGTTCAGCTTCGACGAGATGAAGGATGCGGAGAAGACCATCCGGCACATCCTTTACCTGGAAGGCGTGCCCAATATGCAGCGGCTCGGCACCGTGCACGTAGGCGAGACCGTGCCGGAGCAGCTCAAGGCGGCCCTCAAGCAGGAGCAGGAGGCAATCAAGCTCTTTCGCGAGGCAATCACGCACTGCGCCAAGGTCGAGGACTATACGACCCGGAGCATCCTGGAAGAGATGGTCAGGGACGAGGAAGAGCACGTGGATTGGCTGGAGACGCAGATCGAGACGATCAAACAGACCGGCCTGGAGAACTACCTCAGCCAGCAGATCAAGAAAGAGGAAGACTAA
- a CDS encoding M3 family oligoendopeptidase, which produces MKRTLVKYRNSKPSVDRLRGGSPPQQWDLSHLLANPLVEFDGLTKDLENQVGQFESWRERLAPDMSGQAFLDLLHLAEEITTASTKLSAYAYLWFSEDTSNAQARAFKTKVEERLTSLNNRMLFFDIWWQAVDDANATRLMDVSGDYRYHLESIRRFKRHTLSEPEEKIINLKNVTGRSAVNTLYDVVTNGFTFALKVGGKRRVLTREQISAYIRSSRPRLREAAYAELYRVFAANQSLLGEIYMTLVKDWKAENLDLRKFASPIMARNLSNDVPDQAVGALLSVCAKNGEAFQEYFRLKARICKITPMNRYHIYAPHPAERKRYRYRDAVRMVLEAYRAFSPRLADLAERVFAERHIDARTLPGKLSGAYCYSVTPGFTPYVLLNYTGEARDVATLAHELGHAIHGMMAADHTAFTFHATLPLAETASVFGERILSDALIAQETRRGVKQSLLLAQLDDLYATVMRQAYFVLFEKKAHEMIADSATTEDLASAYLDTLRAQFGKAVPVPDVFRWEWLTIPHIFGSPFYCYSYCFGNLLVLALYHMFKQQGQAFVPRYLDLLAAGGAKSPEAILAPIGVDIRSEAFWQSGFDTIGEMVQDLERTAA; this is translated from the coding sequence ATGAAACGCACCCTTGTGAAATACAGGAATTCGAAACCGTCCGTAGACCGATTGCGAGGCGGAAGTCCGCCCCAGCAGTGGGATCTCTCCCACCTGCTCGCAAACCCGCTTGTGGAGTTTGACGGACTGACCAAGGACCTGGAAAACCAAGTCGGTCAATTCGAGTCCTGGCGGGAGCGGTTGGCGCCGGACATGTCCGGTCAGGCCTTTCTGGACCTCCTGCACCTGGCCGAGGAAATTACCACCGCCTCCACGAAACTCAGCGCCTACGCCTATCTCTGGTTCTCGGAGGACACCTCCAACGCTCAGGCCCGGGCGTTCAAGACCAAGGTGGAGGAACGGCTGACCTCTCTGAACAACCGCATGCTCTTCTTCGACATCTGGTGGCAGGCGGTGGACGACGCGAACGCGACCAGGCTCATGGACGTCTCCGGCGACTACCGTTACCACCTGGAGTCGATCCGCCGTTTCAAGCGCCACACGCTTTCGGAGCCGGAAGAAAAGATCATCAACCTCAAGAACGTCACCGGCCGCAGCGCGGTCAACACCCTGTACGACGTGGTGACAAACGGTTTTACCTTTGCCTTGAAGGTGGGTGGGAAAAGGCGCGTCCTCACGCGGGAACAGATCTCCGCCTATATCAGAAGCTCACGCCCCCGCCTGCGCGAGGCTGCGTACGCGGAGTTGTATCGAGTCTTTGCCGCCAACCAGAGCCTCCTCGGCGAGATCTACATGACGCTCGTCAAGGATTGGAAAGCGGAGAATCTGGATCTGAGGAAGTTTGCCTCGCCGATCATGGCCAGGAACCTGAGCAACGACGTACCCGATCAGGCCGTAGGCGCTCTGCTGTCGGTCTGCGCGAAAAACGGCGAGGCGTTCCAAGAATATTTTCGCCTCAAGGCCCGCATCTGCAAGATTACGCCGATGAACCGCTACCACATCTATGCCCCCCACCCGGCCGAACGGAAACGGTACCGCTATCGCGACGCGGTCAGGATGGTTCTGGAAGCTTACCGGGCCTTTTCGCCGCGCCTCGCCGATCTGGCCGAACGGGTCTTCGCCGAGCGCCACATTGACGCCCGCACCCTGCCCGGCAAACTCAGCGGAGCCTATTGTTACAGCGTGACACCCGGCTTCACGCCCTACGTCCTCCTCAACTACACCGGCGAAGCGCGGGACGTGGCCACGCTGGCCCACGAGCTGGGCCACGCGATCCACGGGATGATGGCAGCCGACCATACGGCCTTCACCTTCCACGCGACGCTCCCGCTGGCCGAAACCGCGTCGGTTTTCGGCGAACGGATCCTGTCCGATGCCCTGATCGCCCAGGAGACGAGGCGGGGCGTGAAGCAAAGCCTGTTGCTGGCCCAGCTCGACGACCTTTACGCCACCGTGATGCGTCAAGCCTATTTCGTGCTGTTTGAAAAGAAGGCCCACGAGATGATCGCCGACAGCGCCACAACAGAGGACCTGGCATCCGCTTACCTGGACACCCTGCGGGCCCAGTTCGGCAAGGCGGTACCCGTTCCGGATGTCTTCAGGTGGGAGTGGCTCACGATTCCACACATCTTCGGGAGCCCCTTCTACTGTTACTCGTACTGCTTCGGGAACCTGCTGGTGCTGGCTCTCTACCACATGTTCAAACAGCAGGGACAGGCCTTCGTGCCCAGGTACCTGGATCTGCTAGCCGCCGGAGGGGCCAAAAGTCCTGAGGCCATCCTGGCTCCTATCGGGGTGGACATTCGCTCAGAGGCCTTCTGGCAGTCTGGCTTCGACACGATCGGGGAGATGGTCCAGGACCTCGAGCGGACCGCCGCGTAA
- a CDS encoding tetratricopeptide repeat protein: MPNPRIEPLKKVLALDPSDEVAWFGLGKAYLEDANFEEAAKALEECVKVKPTYSAAYYALAQALQGLGRLEECRTVCDQGILVSTKNGDAMVTKNLALLKERLG; the protein is encoded by the coding sequence ATGCCCAATCCCCGGATCGAACCGTTGAAGAAGGTGCTTGCGCTGGACCCGAGCGACGAGGTGGCCTGGTTCGGGCTCGGAAAAGCCTATCTGGAGGACGCCAACTTCGAGGAAGCGGCCAAAGCCCTTGAAGAGTGCGTGAAGGTGAAGCCGACCTATTCCGCCGCCTATTACGCCCTGGCGCAAGCCCTTCAAGGGCTCGGTCGCCTGGAGGAGTGCCGGACGGTCTGCGACCAAGGCATCCTCGTGTCCACGAAAAACGGGGACGCGATGGTGACCAAGAACCTCGCGCTGTTGAAGGAACGCTTGGGATAA
- a CDS encoding histone deacetylase translates to MAKTGFVYHPDYLNHDMGAGHPESPERLRAIVARLEAGGLIGRLTRIKPAPVADEWITLIHEPAYLASLKAKAPSSGRVSLDPDTPICPGSLPAAYLAAGGGLAAADAIMAGQVQNAFCAVRPPGHHAERNRAMGFCLFNNVAIAARYLQRRHGVNRVLIVDWDVHHGNGTQQAFYRDPTVLFFSTHQYPHYPGTGGATERGEGQGEGTTINVPMSAGEGDDGYREIFERVLVPAADAFKPDFVLVSAGFDAHREDPLAGMGLTEDGYGALTKIVLDIARRHSQGRVLSCLEGGYNLAALSASVERHLLTMLAA, encoded by the coding sequence ATGGCTAAGACCGGCTTCGTCTACCATCCGGACTATCTGAACCACGACATGGGCGCCGGCCATCCCGAGTCCCCGGAACGGCTGCGGGCCATCGTGGCCCGGCTGGAGGCTGGCGGGCTGATCGGGCGGCTGACACGCATCAAGCCGGCGCCGGTGGCCGATGAGTGGATCACGCTCATCCACGAGCCGGCCTATCTGGCGTCGTTGAAGGCCAAGGCCCCGTCCAGCGGCCGGGTCTCACTCGATCCCGACACCCCGATCTGCCCCGGTTCGTTGCCGGCCGCCTACCTGGCCGCAGGAGGCGGGCTGGCGGCGGCCGACGCAATCATGGCCGGGCAGGTGCAGAACGCCTTCTGCGCGGTACGGCCTCCCGGCCACCACGCCGAGCGGAACCGGGCGATGGGCTTCTGCCTGTTCAACAACGTGGCGATTGCCGCCCGATACCTGCAGCGGCGCCACGGGGTCAACCGTGTGCTGATCGTGGATTGGGACGTGCATCACGGGAACGGAACCCAGCAGGCCTTCTATCGCGATCCCACGGTTCTGTTCTTCAGCACCCACCAGTATCCCCACTATCCGGGTACGGGAGGCGCAACGGAGCGCGGGGAGGGGCAGGGGGAAGGGACGACGATCAACGTCCCGATGTCGGCCGGGGAGGGGGATGACGGCTATCGCGAGATCTTCGAGCGGGTCCTGGTACCGGCGGCGGACGCCTTCAAGCCGGACTTCGTGTTGGTCTCGGCCGGCTTCGACGCCCATCGGGAAGACCCCTTGGCGGGCATGGGCCTGACCGAGGACGGGTATGGGGCGTTGACGAAGATCGTGCTCGACATCGCCCGTCGCCACAGTCAGGGGCGCGTCCTCTCTTGTCTGGAGGGAGGATACAACCTGGCGGCCCTCTCCGCCTCGGTCGAACGGCATCTCCTCACGATGCTGGCCGCATGA
- a CDS encoding multiheme c-type cytochrome, translating to MRRSWKLVLGLAVTSGLVYLYYTEVKPVVIFGLRSDYARAIPYQKVPEGIESLRAESCGACHREIYEEWKTSVHARAFEDPFFQAYWKKDRNIWVCLNCHAPLENQQPIVIKSIPRGRVEKAVQEPNPHYDPAYQKEAVTCAACHVRDGVVLGPFDDSAAPHPTGFDPAFRTTQVCYRCHNVVSGPAQFYNVGPCGTYAEYEGKFFMKEKGFICQSCHMPEVERPVAEGGPIRLGRRHLWRGGHDQEMVKQAVAIQVQAEPASPNPGDRVDVTLTLINAGAGHKIPTGDPDRHFTVDFLVRDGQGRTVTQQSQTMGRWILWQPVVLEVYDNRLLPLASREYRFSYRLPETSAGLTLKTLVRYHILTEEQHEMLERKYGLTGHDPYAFTIYERDLPLSDELAVALAQEPSDPRLSCPAGGKKTG from the coding sequence ATGCGACGGTCCTGGAAGCTCGTGCTGGGTTTGGCCGTGACGTCCGGCCTCGTGTATCTCTACTACACGGAAGTCAAGCCGGTCGTGATCTTCGGGCTCCGGTCTGACTATGCCAGGGCGATCCCCTACCAGAAGGTGCCGGAGGGAATCGAAAGTCTGCGGGCCGAATCTTGCGGAGCCTGCCACCGGGAGATCTACGAAGAGTGGAAAACCAGCGTCCATGCCCGCGCCTTCGAGGACCCGTTCTTCCAGGCCTATTGGAAGAAGGACCGGAACATCTGGGTCTGCCTGAACTGCCATGCCCCGCTCGAGAACCAGCAGCCCATCGTGATCAAATCCATCCCGCGCGGGCGGGTCGAGAAGGCGGTGCAGGAGCCCAACCCCCACTATGATCCGGCCTATCAGAAGGAGGCCGTCACCTGCGCCGCCTGCCACGTCCGGGACGGGGTCGTCCTGGGCCCCTTCGACGACTCCGCGGCGCCTCATCCGACCGGGTTCGATCCGGCCTTCCGCACCACCCAGGTCTGCTACCGCTGCCATAATGTCGTGTCCGGTCCGGCCCAGTTCTACAACGTGGGGCCTTGCGGGACCTACGCGGAGTACGAAGGCAAGTTCTTCATGAAGGAGAAGGGGTTCATCTGCCAGAGCTGCCACATGCCCGAAGTGGAGCGGCCGGTGGCGGAGGGAGGCCCGATCCGGCTCGGACGCCGCCACCTCTGGCGGGGAGGCCACGACCAGGAGATGGTCAAACAGGCGGTGGCCATCCAGGTGCAGGCCGAGCCGGCCTCGCCGAATCCGGGTGATCGGGTGGACGTGACCCTGACGCTGATCAACGCCGGCGCCGGCCACAAAATTCCGACCGGCGATCCGGACCGGCACTTCACGGTGGACTTCCTGGTGCGGGACGGTCAGGGACGGACGGTGACGCAGCAGAGCCAGACCATGGGACGGTGGATCCTGTGGCAGCCGGTCGTCCTCGAAGTCTACGACAACCGGCTCCTGCCGCTGGCCAGCCGGGAGTACCGGTTCTCCTACCGGCTGCCGGAGACGTCCGCCGGCCTGACCTTGAAAACCCTCGTGCGCTACCATATCCTCACCGAGGAGCAGCACGAGATGCTGGAGCGGAAGTACGGGCTGACGGGGCACGATCCCTACGCCTTTACGATTTACGAACGGGATCTCCCGCTGTCGGACGAGCTGGCCGTGGCGCTGGCGCAGGAGCCGTCCGATCCGCGGCTGAGCTGCCCGGCCGGCGGCAAGAAAACGGGGTAA
- a CDS encoding sulfurtransferase: MNHPFLIDTNTLDQNLGRSDLVVIDVRGKAAFAFSGHIPGAVHATWHEFSDPNAAAKGLLDPDVGRLEKRIQTLGISNDNDIVIYSNPFDNWGDEGRMFWMLQYLGLTKLRILDGGWVKWVAEKRRYEYGPANPKPGTFKASPNPDLIVLKDELKKLVKRPHPEAVIADARSLEEYAGKEMQGIPRPGHIPSAVSVPWNVFLNADATVKDLDVLRAGLEEKGLDPGKEVICYCTGGVRSAWLYFVLKLAGYPKVRNYPGSWWEWSRDFAAPVESDVKLLRKIVGHDEAKPS; encoded by the coding sequence ATGAACCATCCCTTTTTGATCGACACCAATACCCTGGACCAGAACCTGGGCCGTTCGGATCTGGTCGTCATCGACGTGCGCGGCAAGGCGGCCTTCGCCTTCAGCGGCCACATTCCCGGGGCCGTGCACGCGACCTGGCACGAGTTCAGCGATCCCAACGCGGCCGCCAAGGGACTGCTGGATCCGGACGTCGGGCGGCTGGAAAAGAGGATTCAGACGCTGGGCATCAGCAACGACAACGATATCGTCATCTACTCCAACCCATTCGACAACTGGGGCGACGAAGGGCGGATGTTCTGGATGCTCCAGTACCTGGGCCTGACCAAGCTCCGGATCCTGGACGGGGGCTGGGTCAAATGGGTCGCCGAAAAACGGCGTTACGAGTATGGACCGGCGAATCCCAAGCCCGGCACCTTCAAGGCCTCGCCCAATCCGGATCTGATCGTGCTGAAGGACGAGCTGAAGAAGCTGGTGAAACGGCCCCATCCGGAGGCCGTCATCGCGGACGCCCGCAGCCTGGAGGAGTATGCGGGCAAGGAGATGCAGGGCATCCCGCGGCCCGGGCACATTCCTTCGGCCGTCAGCGTGCCGTGGAACGTGTTCCTGAACGCCGACGCGACGGTCAAGGACCTGGACGTCCTCCGGGCCGGCCTGGAGGAGAAGGGGCTGGACCCCGGCAAGGAGGTCATCTGCTACTGCACGGGCGGCGTCCGGTCAGCCTGGCTCTACTTCGTCCTCAAGCTGGCGGGCTATCCGAAGGTGAGGAATTATCCCGGGTCCTGGTGGGAATGGAGCCGGGACTTTGCCGCACCCGTCGAATCGGATGTGAAGTTGCTGCGCAAGATCGTCGGACACGACGAGGCCAAGCCGTCTTGA
- the smbP gene encoding small metal-binding protein SmbP, whose protein sequence is MSKAIVLGSVVLVLMAALVSVPFLSSVALAAKSHAAEAVEHAKEAVAHGKQGHADALVKHAEGALKHAEAAQKEKANPHLAEGIKGLKDAIEHGKAGHADVATKAAENAVMHLSEVK, encoded by the coding sequence ATGTCTAAAGCAATCGTCCTGGGATCCGTGGTCTTGGTTCTGATGGCGGCGCTCGTGAGCGTTCCGTTCCTCTCCTCTGTCGCACTGGCAGCAAAGAGCCATGCTGCCGAGGCGGTCGAGCACGCCAAGGAGGCCGTGGCGCACGGGAAGCAGGGCCATGCCGACGCGCTGGTGAAGCACGCGGAAGGGGCGCTGAAGCATGCCGAGGCCGCGCAGAAGGAGAAGGCCAACCCGCACCTGGCCGAGGGCATCAAGGGGTTGAAAGACGCGATCGAGCACGGCAAGGCCGGCCATGCGGACGTGGCGACCAAGGCGGCGGAGAACGCGGTCATGCACCTCTCGGAAGTGAAGTAA
- a CDS encoding nitrilase-related carbon-nitrogen hydrolase: MRVGFFQFGPVFGEVKRNLDLVTDRLRNIRCDLLVLPELFASGYQFVSKEEVESLAEPVPQGPTTQRLLDLSRELDVHLVAGLPERQGDRCYNSAVLTGPSGFLGLYRKTHLFYEETLFFAPGDTGFQVWDIGPAKVGLLVCFDWFYPEAARTLALKGADLLCHPSNLVLPHCPDAMVTRCLENRVFSITANRIGAEERGGKAKLTYIGSSEIVTPQGTVLRRAPRDREDLAIVEIDPAEARNKSLNPYNDLLRDRRRSLYEL, translated from the coding sequence ATGCGCGTCGGGTTCTTTCAGTTCGGTCCGGTCTTCGGCGAGGTCAAGCGCAACTTGGACCTCGTGACCGACCGGCTGCGGAACATCCGGTGCGATCTGCTCGTGCTGCCGGAGCTGTTCGCCTCCGGATACCAGTTCGTCTCGAAAGAGGAGGTCGAATCGCTCGCCGAGCCGGTGCCGCAGGGGCCGACGACCCAGCGGCTGCTGGATCTCTCGCGCGAGCTGGACGTCCATCTCGTGGCGGGGCTGCCCGAGCGGCAGGGGGACCGGTGCTACAACTCGGCGGTCCTCACCGGTCCCTCCGGCTTTCTTGGGCTCTACCGCAAGACGCACCTCTTTTATGAAGAAACGCTCTTCTTCGCCCCGGGGGACACGGGCTTCCAGGTCTGGGACATCGGGCCGGCAAAGGTCGGTCTGCTGGTCTGCTTCGACTGGTTTTATCCGGAGGCGGCCAGGACCCTGGCCCTGAAGGGCGCCGACCTCCTCTGCCACCCATCCAACTTGGTGCTCCCGCACTGTCCGGACGCGATGGTGACCCGGTGCCTGGAAAACCGGGTGTTCAGCATCACGGCCAACCGCATCGGAGCCGAGGAACGGGGCGGCAAGGCCAAGCTCACCTACATCGGCAGCAGCGAGATCGTGACGCCGCAGGGAACCGTGCTCCGTCGCGCACCGCGGGATCGGGAAGACCTGGCGATCGTCGAGATCGATCCGGCCGAGGCCCGCAACAAATCGCTCAATCCCTACAACGACCTGCTCCGCGACCGCCGCCGGTCCCTCTACGAGCTGTAG
- a CDS encoding YqgE/AlgH family protein — protein sequence MAMSLGKGIFLVATPALRDPNFRQTVVLLCEHGPEGALGVVVNRPTGMLVAEALPQIPVLEGQGHLLYSGGPVQPNHVLILYRLAQEPANTHHVFDGVYLGGDMNALERVLTSPSGPDAFRAYMGYSGWGPGQLENEMKTGSWITLPADPSVVFEKDPSRIWPDILLSLGKPLDLYAEMPFDPNLN from the coding sequence ATGGCCATGTCGCTCGGCAAAGGCATCTTTCTGGTCGCAACCCCGGCCTTGCGGGATCCCAACTTCCGCCAGACCGTGGTCCTGCTGTGCGAGCACGGGCCGGAGGGGGCCCTCGGGGTCGTGGTCAACCGGCCCACGGGGATGCTGGTGGCCGAGGCTTTGCCCCAGATCCCCGTGTTGGAAGGGCAGGGCCACCTGCTCTATTCGGGCGGGCCGGTCCAGCCGAACCACGTGCTGATCCTCTACCGGCTGGCCCAGGAGCCGGCCAACACGCATCACGTGTTCGACGGGGTCTACCTGGGCGGCGACATGAATGCGCTGGAGCGGGTCCTCACGTCCCCGAGCGGACCGGACGCGTTTCGCGCCTACATGGGCTACTCGGGCTGGGGGCCGGGGCAACTGGAGAACGAGATGAAGACCGGCTCCTGGATCACCCTGCCGGCCGATCCCTCCGTGGTCTTTGAGAAGGATCCGTCACGGATCTGGCCCGACATCCTGCTTTCGTTGGGCAAGCCCCTCGACCTCTACGCCGAGATGCCCTTCGATCCAAATTTGAACTGA